Proteins encoded together in one Camelina sativa cultivar DH55 chromosome 9, Cs, whole genome shotgun sequence window:
- the LOC104715036 gene encoding receptor-like serine/threonine-protein kinase SD1-8 has product MMSLQRYHLCFILTWLPLLVFSTTLDNTLSSNGFLSPSNSRTIVSPGQVFELGFFKLSPDSRDGARWYLGIWYRDFPTRDYVWVANRNNPLSNPVGTLKISDANLDIRDPSNNLVWSTNLARRKTKAPVVAELLDNGNFVLRCKNRNSSNQLLWQSFDFPTDTLLPEMKLGWTKRSGQNKFLQSWASAHDPSSGDFTYVIDIAGGGLPQRVIREGGRKLGTRVDSWNGIGSIGLPATLVTANLKFDFIMHNEEITYSFKVTTNKIYSKLIIDYRGTLHRMARSPRAEDWVSYWITPTDMCDAYAACGSYGQCDTNVSPMCTCIEGFRARNKEAWTGMNFKDGCERKTPLRSNSDGFHQLKKIKLPDTKAVTVEKGLEFEECQRKCVGDFNCTAFAYVDMWNGAGWSCLIWTGELVDIRVFFSHGQDLYVRVAKTDLGNDRSISKIIIGLIVGVAGGMIFLCFVMFCFWKKKQKRSRANAVETPIAAISTRTYLSGEIEDLALSRMEFKTVVMTTENFSYALGQGGFGFVYKGRLLDGTLVAIKRLSDMSVQGTKEFETEVRLIAKLQHKNLVRLVGFCDDMGEKILIYEYLENRSLDVYIFGKNESSKLNWQKRFEITKGIAQGIQYLHQESRFRIIHRDLKASNILLDKDMIPKISDFGLARIIRNETQDNTRKVVGTFGYMAPEYWTNGVFSMKSDVFSFGVLLLEIISGKRNRGFSNLEGDTSLLTCAWRNWEEGNWLETVDPLIVPVLSSSSSTSQEVHRCLQIGLLCVQEHAADRPMMSSVVMMLGSEVPIPQPKTSGYCVRCVGKRSLETGSSSSTQPTEKSCTANQITVSVIDPR; this is encoded by the exons ATGATGAGCTTACAGCGTTACCACTTGTGTTTTATTTTGACTTGGCTACCTCTTCTTGTATTCTCGACGACGTTGGATAATACTTTGTCATCCAACGGCTTCCTCTCACCGTCGAACAGCCGAACCATTGTGTCTCCGGGTCAAGTTTTCGAGCTTGGTTTCTTCAAGCTCTCCCCAGACTCCCGAGATGGTGCTCGTTGGTATCTCGGCATCTGGTACAGAGACTTTCCTACAAGGGATTATGTCTGGGTTGCCAATAGAAACAATCCCTTGTCCAACCCCGTTGGAACCTTGAAAATATCAGACGCCAACCTAGACATCCGAGATCCATCTAATAATCTTGTCTGGTCGACAAATCTTGCCAGAAGAAAGACCAAAGCTCCAGTTGTGGCAGAGCTCCTCGATAACGGGAATTTTGTGCTGAGATGCAAGAATAGGAACTCGTCAAATCAGTTGCTGTGGCAGAGTTTTGATTTCCCGACAGATACATTGCTCCCCGAGATGAAACTTGGTTGGACAAAGCGAAGCGGTCAAAACAAATTCCTACAATCATGGGCAAGTGCACATGATCCATCAAGTGGGGATTTTACGTACGTTATTGATATTGCCGGAGGTGGTTTGCCTCAAAGGGTAATAAGGGAAGGAGGCAGAAAATTAGGAACCCGTGTGGACTCCTGGAATGGTATAGGGTCCATTGGTCTACCCGCCACGCTTGTAACagcaaatttaaaatttgattttattatgcACAATGAAGAAATCACTTACTCCTTCAAAGTCACCACGAACAAGATCTACTCGAAACTCATAATCGACTATAGGGGGACATTGCATAGAATGGCACGATCTCCGAGAGCAGAAGATTGGGTATCTTATTGGATAACTCCGACGGACATGTGCGACGCATATGCTGCGTGTGGCTCTTACGGTCAGTGCGACACGAACGTGTCACCCATGTGTACATGTATCGAAGGTTTTAGGGCAAGGAACAAAGAGGCATGGACAGGGATGAACTTTAAGGATGGATGCGAGAGGAAAACGCCACTTAGAAGCAATAGTGATGGGTTTCACCAGCTGAAGAAAATTAAGCTGCCGGATACAAAGGCTGTGACTGTGGAAAAGGGACTCGAGTTTGAGGAATGTCAAAGGAAGTGTGTTGGAGATTTCAACTGTACAGCATTCGCTTATGTCGATATGTGGAATGGCGCTGGGTGGAGTTGTCTAATTTGGACAGGAGAGCTAGTTGATATAAGAGTTTTCTTCTCCCATGGTCAAGATCTCTACGTCAGAGTGGCCAAGACTGATCTCG GGAATGACAGAAGCATAAGTAAAATAatcataggtttgattgttggAGTTGCGGGCGGTATGATTTTTCTCTGCTTCgtcatgttctgtttttggaaaaaaaaacagaaacgatcaaGGGCGAATGCAGTGGAAACACCTATTG CCGCAATATCAACTAGAACATACTTGTCTGGAGAAATCGAGGACTTGGCACTTTCACGGATGGAGTTTAAAACTGTCGTCATGACAACTGAAAACTTTTCTTACGCACTTGGACAAGGCGGTTTCGGTTTCGTTTACAAG GGGAGATTACTTGACGGAACACTTGTAGCTATAAAAAGATTATCAGATATGTCAGTTCAGGGGACCAAGGAGTTCGAGACAGAGGTGAGGTTGATCGCAAAGCTTCAACATAAAAACCTAGTACGTCTTGTCGGATTTTGCGACGACATGGGCGAGAAAATCTTGATTTATGAATACTTAGAAAATCGAAGCCTTGATGTCTACATATTCG GAAAAAATGAGAGCTCTAAGCTAAACTGGCAAAAACGATTTGAGATCACTAAAGGGATTGCTCAAGGTATCCAATACCTTCACCAAGAATCACGTTTTAGGATCATCCACAGAGATTTAAAAGCAAGCAATATTCTGCTTGATAAAGATATGATTCCGAAGATCTCCGATTTCGGGCTGGCCCGGATCATTAGAAATGAGACTCAAGATAACACACGGAAGGTGGTTGGAACTTT TGGCTACATGGCCCCGGAATATTGGACGAACGGAGTATTCTCAATGAAATCGGATGTTTTCAGTTTTGGGGTATTACTCCTTGAGATTATAAGTGGCAAGAGGAATAGGGGGTTCAGTAACTTAGAAGGAGACACCAGTCTTCTCACCTGC GCATGGAGAAACTGGGAAGAAGGAAACTGGTTAGAGACAGTAGATCCACTTATTGTACCtgtcttatcatcatcatcgtcgacGTCACAAGAAGTTCATAGATGCCTACAAATAGGTCTCTTGTGCGTTCAAGAACATGCAGCTGACAGACCAATGATGTCGTCCGTCGTGATGATGCTCGGAAGCGAAGTACCGATTCCTCAGCCTAAAACGTCCGGCTATTGTGTCCGCTGCGTTGGGAAAAGGTCACTTGAGACTGGTTCTTCGTCAAGTACACAGCCAACCGAAAAATCTTGCACAGCGAACCAGATTACCGTTTCGGTCATTGACCCTCGGTAA